From the genome of Roseofilum capinflatum BLCC-M114:
TCAAAACCATGGGAGATGCGTATAAAGTGCTGCAACTGCAAGGACAAGCTTTTTCCCCTTTTCAAGCCTTCTATTTATCCACCTTCGGTGCAGCACAAGCCTTACATTTAGAGGATAAAATCGGCAATTTTGAACCCGGAAAAGAAGCAGACTTTATCATCATCAATCCGGCTGCAACTCCGTTAATGAAATTACGCAATCAAAAGCAAATGCCACCAGAGAATCTTTCACAACTGGCTGATTTACTCTTCACCTTAATGATATTAGGAGACGATCGCAACATCGAAGCCACCTACATTCTCGGTAACCTCTCATAGGTAATATCAAGTTCGTTGGATCAACTATAGTATGTCATTGCGAACGGAACGCAGTGGAGTGAAGCAATCTCTTTTATCTCGGTAGTTTTGGCGTTAGCGAAGCTTGCGCGAAGCGCGAATGCTTCCCTGCGGTCGCAATGGCAACTGTTTAACCGGACTTGATATAATGGGTAATGGGTAAACCATTTTTCACGCTTGATTGCGATCGCCAGAATCCCCAGAATCTGTCTGCGTATCGTTATCTCGCTTTCGCTTTTTCGCTAACTTGCGTTTCATGGCTTGCCAAACGATGAAGGCAAAGGAAAAACTAACGATCAGTGCTACTAAAAACGGATGGGGATATTTGCCATGATTGGGTTCCCAGGGCCAAGTGACGGGTTGCGTGATTAGACCGAAACTTGATGCTAAAATTGACCCCGTGGCGATGCCCATACCGATCGCCTGAATCTGATCCTGTAGTGCCTGCTCTGCGTTGCGTTCTTCGTTCGCTTTATCTTTTTCATAGGCTTGCCATCGGCGATCGCTTTCTGCTTGGTCGATTTCCACTAAACCGCGTAATGTGGCGATCGTTTTGTCTAACAACCCCGAACCCTGGCGAAAATAATTCAAATCCGCCTGGATCTGCTCCTGAAAATTAATCGCCTCCTTCTCTCCAAACTGCCGAAACCCTTCCATAGAGGCTTGTGCTGCCCCCTCTAGAGACTCGATCAGCTCCTGATAATTCTTGGTGTTGATGGCGATCGTATTGTACCAATACTCCAAATTTCGCAACGCTTTGGAATAATACAGCGAAGTCTTCAACAACTCTTTGAGCCTCGACTTCAACCCCTTCAACTCCTCATCCGAAAATCGCGCCATACTCTCCCGTTGCAAATAGTCCCGATCAAACCCCTCCAACTGCTTCTCATTCGCTTTAATAATCCCATCCGCCTTCTCATAATCAGAACGGCTTTGTTGGAACGTTTTATTCACCTTGTGAGCATACAACAACAACTCCGGCAAATCTTCATACACCTTCTTTAAGATCAGGGTTGGCGACTCATCAAACAAAAACCAAATCAACAAACGACCATAGGGATTTTCCTCTAAACTCAACCTCGGATTTCCATACTCATATAAATAGCCCCCAAACCATCGAGAAACCAGAAAAAGTCGGGGCAACAGCTCCGAGTTTTCCAAGCCAAAAAACGCCAGCCAGCACTCGGTCGCCAAGTCCTTTAAATCATAGAGATTGCCTGGAGGGGAACCTGGCAAATAGGTACTTAACAGTAGCGTTTGTCCCAAATATCCCACCCGATTCTCATCTGGCATAAAACAATTGTTCGGATTCAATGCTTTCAAATCCTTGAGTAGCAATTCATCCTTTTGATAATGCTCTGGATAATAAACATTCAGATTCAGAGCATAGGCATCATGTATCGATTGGGGATAGACAAACCCCTCTAAATTGAGACCGGGAACTTCAAATTCAGCAATCTTAGTTTTCAGCAAATCAAACTGTGATGCAGGCTTATCTTTCCGTAGAGTCCAATTCCACTTAATCCCGAACGGACTTAAAACTTGCTCATACTGCTTTTGTACCCAATCAACATTAAACTCCTCCAAGCTAGACTCATCGACATCACCCATCACCAACCCATCATGGTACTGATAGGAAAACCAATACAAAGCCGGAGCATAGATTACGGTTTTAGATTCCATCTTTCAAACAGTCCCAGTCCTCTTCATCGACAATTGGACGCACTAAATCCCCTAATGTTTTGCCTTTTCCTGCAATTTTTTCTGGAGGAGTGCGTCGCTTTCTAGGATATTCATATTCGCTTAAAACTGTAACAATCACTCGCGCAGATTTCACGTCAGGTTTTTCCGTTAACCACTTAACCTGATCATCTTGATAAATTGCTTCATAACTTTTCAACATCATGCTCTCCTTATGTTCAATTGATGCGTGATATCAAGTCCACTAGATCAGTGACAATTTGTCATTGCGAACGGAACGCAGTGGAGTGAAGCAATCTCAACCATCTCGGTAGTTTTGGCGATCGCTTCCTGGAGGTCGCAATGACAACGGTTTAACCGGACTTGATATGAATTGCCAAGATCTTGCCCTCTCCCTATATCCCTCTCCCCAGGGAGAGGGACTTCAAGATCTTGCCCTCTCCCTATATCCCTCTCCCCAGGGAGAGGGACTTTCTTTCACCCCCTTCTCCCGTGGGAGAAGGGGGCAGGGGGAAGAGGGCATCACCCCTGGGAGACAGAACTTTCACCCTTGTTTTTTGCCTCTTCTACTCGCTTCTCAATCAACGCCTTATTATAAATCACACTAGGTTTTTCCCCCTCCGGTTTTTCCTCCTGGTTGGATAAATTCTTTCCCATATTTACCCGAAACTCAGCTAACTCCTTTCGGTCTAAGACTATCCCATGTTCTCGACACCACACCTTAATCACCTTCGCCAACGCCAACGGTTTATCCTCGGTGTCTTGTAGACTCTTTTGTAATCCGCCTACATCCGGTAAATTAGCCGGTGATTTCTCTAACCAGGTCGAGAAATCTTGCAGAAATAATTCCGACTCTGAAGGCATTAAATTCTCACTCATCTTCCTTACTCCTTATTCCTTAATTTCTCAGTATCCTTCGTGTCTCTGTGGTTTTTATCTAAAATAGGGCTTTGTTTGTAGTAAGCACTTTAGTGCTTAAAAGCCTAGCTAGAGAGGGCTGAAGCCCTCACTACAAACAAAATCTAATGCATCAAATTAGCTGAAACAGTCCACTACGTTGTTCATTGTTAATTCACTGCGAACCCATCATATTGCCGCATAAACGGTGCATGATAAGCCAAAACAATCTCCTCCTTGGGAATTCCTAACTCAACTAACTCATTGGCAACACCTACTTCTGTACCATCATGTTGAATCCAAATTTTATGGTTGAGAATATCAATATGAATCAGGGGGCCGAAAATACGCATATGGCGATTCCATCCGGCATGAAATACCTGATAATGATCCTGTTGGCGATCGAAAAATGTATATACCTCAATGTCACCATTAGCGGGTTTGGCTGCACCATAGTGATTAATGATTGTTTCAATACTCTGGCGATAATAGTTAAGTTTGTCTTCTATTTCTTCCATTGTACAATCACCTCTTGATTGGGGTCAAAGACTAAAATATTTAAGTTTGCTTCTTCAAGAGTCGTTTGGGCAAAAGGGCGGCACACAAACTCTTGATAAGTAAATAAAGGAATAGCAAGATACAGCTTGCGCTCAGGTTCTTGTTGTCTTAATGCTACCCGATAACTAAAACATTGACCTACTGCTAAATGAAATTCATAAATTGTGGATGGAGCAAGAAAACTCTTTACTTCAACC
Proteins encoded in this window:
- a CDS encoding element excision factor XisH family protein; its protein translation is MAAKDYFHDTVKTALVKEGWQITHDPLYLDFDSARVQIDLAGEKLIAAERDLEKIAVEVKSFLAPSTIYEFHLAVGQCFSYRVALRQQEPERKLYLAIPLFTYQEFVCRPFAQTTLEEANLNILVFDPNQEVIVQWKK
- a CDS encoding XisI protein; this encodes MEEIEDKLNYYRQSIETIINHYGAAKPANGDIEVYTFFDRQQDHYQVFHAGWNRHMRIFGPLIHIDILNHKIWIQHDGTEVGVANELVELGIPKEEIVLAYHAPFMRQYDGFAVN